The Dyadobacter sp. 676 DNA window CAACGCCTCCGCGACCTTGAAAATCTCGCCCTGTCGTTTGACGGCGTAGAGAAATGCTACGCGATCCAGGCCGGTCGCGAGCTCCGCGTGATCATCGACGCCGATAATGTGTCCGACGAAAAGGCCGGACTGCTGTCGTTTGATATCTCGCAAAAAATTGAAAAAGAAATGCAGTACCCTGGTCAGATCAAGATCACGGTGATCCGCGAAATGCGATCTGTGGCGTACGCGCGTTAATCCACCATTTCATACATGACTTACTCAAAGCTTACAAGCACAGAACTACTGGGAATCCGAACGCTCGGAGAACTAAAAAAAGCAGGTTATCAGTCGCGTTCGATCAAGCAAGAGCTGAGAGATAACCTGATTGAAAAGATCAGGAATAAAGAGAATGTCTTCCCGGGAATCTGGGGTTACGAGGAAACGGTTATTCCCGACGTGGAAAGGGCTATTCTTTCCATGCATAACATTAACTTCCTGGGCCTTCGCGGGCAGGCGAAGACGCGTATCGCACGCATGATGGTCGGTCTGCTCGACGAATACATTCCTTACATTAAAAATTCGGAATTGCACGACGATCCCCTGGCGCCGCTTTCGCGCTATGCCAAGGACGTGCTGGCCGAGCTGGGCGACAATGCGGAGATAGCATGGCTGCACCGCGATGAGCGTTATACCGAAAAGCTGGCGACGCCTGATGTTTCGGTAGCGGATTTGATCGGCGACGTAGATCCGATCAAAGCGGCAACCTTAAAACTGCCCTATTCCGACGAGCGTGTGATCCATTTCGGGCTCATTCCGCGCTCGCACCGCGGCGTTTTCGTGATCAACGAACTGCCCGATTTACAGGCGCGCATCCAGGTAGCGTTGTTCAATATCTTGCAGGAAGGCGATATTCAGATCCGCGGGTTCAAACTGCGCTTACCACTTGATATCCAATTCGTGTTTACGGCTAATCCCGAGGATTATACCAACCGGGGAAGCATCGTAACGCCGCTGAAAGACCGGATCGAAAGCCAGATCGTAACGCATTACCCCAAAACGATCGAAACCGGCAAGCGCATTACCGAACAGGAAGCGATTGTGAAACCGGAACAGCAGAGCCTGGTCCGCGTAAATGAGCTGGTAAAAACATTGATCGAGCAGATTGCATTCGAGGCGCGGGAAAGCGAGTATGTAGACGCCAAAAGTGGCGTTTCGGCACGTTTGACGATTTCGGCCTATGAAAGCCTTTTAAGTACCGCCGAAAGAAGAGCGCTGATCAATGGAGAAAGTTCGACTTACGTACGGATTTCGGACCTGTATGGCGTCGTTTCGGCGATTTGCGGGAAAGTGGAGTTGGTTTACGAAGGCGAAGTGGAGGGCCCGGTAATCGTGGCGCAGAACCTGATCGGCAAAGCGATCCGCACGCAATTCCTGAACTTCTTCCCGGATCCTGAAAAAAGCAAAAAAAGCAAGATCAATCCTTACGCGAAAGTGGTGGAATGGTTTGGTGCAGGCAATGAAATGGAGATGCCTGCCGACATGACCGACCGTGAATACACCGCACGCCTGAGGACCATAGACGGCCTGGACGATTTCGTAGACATGCTTTCTGCTTACGGCGATGCCGAGGAAAAGCTCTTCATGATGGAATTCGCGTTGCACGGCATGGCCGAATTCTCACTTGTAGGCAAGCAGGCGCTCGATCAGGGGATGAAATTTCAGGATCTCGTCAGCAGCATGTTTTCCGGCCCTGGCGACGAAGACTATGATTTCGACGAGGACGACGATGATCGTAAGCCATTTTAGCAGCAAGCGCCATTCGGATGCCACTTTTCAAAATCGACTACCAAATAAAAATGCCCTGTGTGCAGGGCATTTTTATTTGGTATATTCAAAATCTTACTCCGGAGAACCGTCGTCTGCAACGTTTGGCTCGCTGGTATCGATCAGCGAATCGGGGTCGTTATTCACTTTTCCACGGATTTTGCCTTCGAGTTCTTCCAGCAATTCCGGATTATCTTTCAAAAGCGCTTTCACAGCGTCACGGCCTTGCCCGAGGCGGTTCCCTTCATAACTGAACCAGGAACCCGATTTCTTCACGATATCCAGCTCCACTGCCAGGTCGATCACCTCTCCTACTTTGGAAACCCCTTCCCCATACATGATATCGAATTCCACCACTTTGAACGGCGGGGCCACTTTATTTTTAACCACTTTTACACGGGTGCGGTTACCCAGGATAGCGTCGGCGCTTTCCTTGATCTGGCCTACGCGGCGAATATCCAGGCGTACCGATGCATAGTATTTCAATGCATTACCGCCCGTCGTAGTCTCGGGGTTACCGAACATCACCCCGATCTTTTCGCGGAGCTGGTTGATGAAGATGCAGCAGCAGCCTGTTTTATTGATCACACCCGTCAGTTTACGCAATGCCTGCGACATCAAACGTGCCTGTAAACCCATTTTGCTGTCGCCCATTTCGCCCTCCAGTTCTGCGCGTGGTACCAATGCCGCCACGGAGTCGATCACGATGATGTCAACCGCGCCGGAGCTGATCAGGTGCTCGGCGATTTCGAGTGCCTGCTCGCCGCTGTCGGGCTGTGAAATAAGGAGGTTGCTGGTGTCGATTCCGAGCTTCTCCGCGTAAGTTCTGTCAAAAGCATGTTCTGCATCGATGAACGCCGCGAGACCGCCCTTCTTTTGCGCCTCGGCGATGCAGTGCATCGATAACGTGGTTTTACCCGACGATTCGGGTCCGTAAATCTCCACGATCCGGCCCCGGGGAACACCGCCTACGCCCAGCGCGAGGTCAAGACCCAGTGAACCGGTCGAAATTACCGGAATGTCCAATACTTTGGTGTCGCTCAGACGCATCACAGTACCTTTGCCGTAAGTCTTGTCGAGCTTTTCGAGCGTGGTCTGCAACGCTTTTAGTTTGTTGTCTTTATCGGTTGTTGGTTGTGCCATAAAAATGGTAACAAGAATGTGTTTGGTACATAAAAAAGCGGCTTTTGCTGGACAAAAACCGCTTGAAACGGGTCTTTATTGTTTTGTAAAAATAGCTAATTCCATCTTAAACAACAACCCGTATTTTGCCCGGAAACTTAATTTTTCACGAAATTTTCGCATTTTGGAACATTCGCGAAAGATGCCGGAAAATGGCAATGCCCAAGCGGTCCTGCGCAGTTATCAAAAGGTACGGAAGGCGTGATTACCAGCGCATGATTATCCGTCATTTCCCTAATTTTGCAGCGGTCGTCAAATTGCTCCGCAAAGACCAATCCACACTTAAAAGCCGAAATTGTGATCCGGAAAATATTGCTTGCCCTGTTGGCCGTCGTGCTCCTGCTCGGTATTTGGCAGAGGGATGTTCTGACTTATGCATTTTTACAGGCCAAAGGACAAATTGGCATACTCATGCAAGTGGAAGATGTGGACGATGTGCTCGCCGACCCGACTTTCCCCGATTCCCTCAAAGCACGCATTCGCCTGATCCGGGAAATCAAGAAATTCGGCGTCGATTCGCTGGGCCTGACGCCGTCTGATAACTACACGACGTTCTACGATCAGCATGGCAGGCCGCTTATCTGGCTCATTACCGCCTCGGAGCGTTACAAAGTGGAACCGTATCAGTGGCATTTCCCAATCGTCGGAACCTTTCCCTACAAGGGTTATTTCGATTCGACCCGGGCGGCGGCGGAAGAAAAGGCGCTGATCGGAAGGGGGTTAGACACCGACATCGGCGAAGTTTCGGCCTGGTCGACGCTCGGTTACCTCAAAGATCCGATCCTTTCCAGCATGCTCCGCCGACGCGACGGCAGCCTTGCCAACCTCATATTGCACGAACTTACACATGGTACGCTTTTTGTAAAAAACAATCTGGAACTCAACGAAAACCTGGCCAGTTTTGTCGGCGACCAGGGGGCTATACGGTTTTTGAAATACAAGTATGGTCAGGATTCGGAGCAAATGCGTATTTACGAGTATTCCAAACGGTATAACGACGCTTATTCGCAGCATATGCTCAGGGGCGCGGGCCGCCTCGACAGCCTATACAAAACATTTGGTCCTGACCC harbors:
- a CDS encoding aminopeptidase — its product is MIRKILLALLAVVLLLGIWQRDVLTYAFLQAKGQIGILMQVEDVDDVLADPTFPDSLKARIRLIREIKKFGVDSLGLTPSDNYTTFYDQHGRPLIWLITASERYKVEPYQWHFPIVGTFPYKGYFDSTRAAAEEKALIGRGLDTDIGEVSAWSTLGYLKDPILSSMLRRRDGSLANLILHELTHGTLFVKNNLELNENLASFVGDQGAIRFLKYKYGQDSEQMRIYEYSKRYNDAYSQHMLRGAGRLDSLYKTFGPDPAPSRLRDSLKTRLITDIVSDTDTLLSGKRTLTNKNRWPDGKLPNNAYFISYLTYKSKQDTFRQEFEEKFGGDLKKYLNYLKGKYPSL
- a CDS encoding magnesium chelatase, which produces MTYSKLTSTELLGIRTLGELKKAGYQSRSIKQELRDNLIEKIRNKENVFPGIWGYEETVIPDVERAILSMHNINFLGLRGQAKTRIARMMVGLLDEYIPYIKNSELHDDPLAPLSRYAKDVLAELGDNAEIAWLHRDERYTEKLATPDVSVADLIGDVDPIKAATLKLPYSDERVIHFGLIPRSHRGVFVINELPDLQARIQVALFNILQEGDIQIRGFKLRLPLDIQFVFTANPEDYTNRGSIVTPLKDRIESQIVTHYPKTIETGKRITEQEAIVKPEQQSLVRVNELVKTLIEQIAFEARESEYVDAKSGVSARLTISAYESLLSTAERRALINGESSTYVRISDLYGVVSAICGKVELVYEGEVEGPVIVAQNLIGKAIRTQFLNFFPDPEKSKKSKINPYAKVVEWFGAGNEMEMPADMTDREYTARLRTIDGLDDFVDMLSAYGDAEEKLFMMEFALHGMAEFSLVGKQALDQGMKFQDLVSSMFSGPGDEDYDFDEDDDDRKPF
- the recA gene encoding recombinase RecA, coding for MAQPTTDKDNKLKALQTTLEKLDKTYGKGTVMRLSDTKVLDIPVISTGSLGLDLALGVGGVPRGRIVEIYGPESSGKTTLSMHCIAEAQKKGGLAAFIDAEHAFDRTYAEKLGIDTSNLLISQPDSGEQALEIAEHLISSGAVDIIVIDSVAALVPRAELEGEMGDSKMGLQARLMSQALRKLTGVINKTGCCCIFINQLREKIGVMFGNPETTTGGNALKYYASVRLDIRRVGQIKESADAILGNRTRVKVVKNKVAPPFKVVEFDIMYGEGVSKVGEVIDLAVELDIVKKSGSWFSYEGNRLGQGRDAVKALLKDNPELLEELEGKIRGKVNNDPDSLIDTSEPNVADDGSPE